In Spiroplasma clarkii, the DNA window ACTACTTACATTCTAAAAAGAAATTTATTGTCTTAAATCCAGCACCTGCATATCATTTAGAAGATGAAATTTTAAAAAAAATTAATTTAGTAATACCAAATGAGCATGAACTTGCAATTCTAACAAATTCACCAAATCCTAAAAATTTAGATGAACTAAAGGTTTTATTAAAACAAAAGGCTTTAGAACTAAAAAACAAATGAATAGTGACCTTGGGTGAAGTTGGTTCAATTTATATGGATGAAACAAATGAATTATTTTGTCCATCACTTCAAGTTGAAGTTGTTGACACAACAGCTGCAGGAGATACATATATTGCAGCTTTCTTGAAAAAATATTTAGAAAGTAAGGATATTTTAGGTGCAATGCAGTTTGCAACAAAAGCAAGTGCTGTCACCATTTCAAGAAAAGGTGCCCAAGAATCCTTACCATATTTAAAAGAAATAGTATAAAAAAATTCCCAATTTGGGAATTTTTTAATCTTCAAAGTTTACTGCACCAATCAAGGTGTTTTCAGTCATCTCTTGAGCAAATTCAAAACCTGTTTGATAGTTAATGTCTTTGGTAACATTAATAACTCTAGTAAAAATTTTTTGAAAATATTGTTGATTGTTCATTGCTACACTACCTCCAATAACTATAACTTGTGGGTTTAAGATATAAATTAGTGTAGAGAAAAATGCAACAAAATGGTTTGCTAAATCTGCAAAGAATTTAACTGCAATTGGTTTTGCCTCAGTTAATTTTTCAAAGGCTTCTTTTGCAGTTGAGACATGCAAACCTAGCATATTTAAATTTTTAACAATATTGGCTCCACTTGCTAAAAACTCGATTCCATTACGATTGCTATCAAATTCTTCTCCAATTGTTGTCATCATTGAATTTGCAACTTCACCAGCAGTTCCTGTAAAACCTTGATAAATTTTTTGATTGATAATAATGCCACAACCAATTCCAGTTGAAATAGTTAGAAAAACTAGGTCTTGCTTATTTTTAACTATGGCTTGACCTAATGCTGCAAAGTTTGCATCATTATTAACAACAACTTTGATTGCAAAGACTGCTTTAAAAGCTGCCACTAAATTAACTCCCTCTCAACCTTGTAAATTGTTTGTTTTTGGGATTACCTCCATATTTTTTGTCACTGGACAAGGTAAACCAATGGCTATTAAACTAATTTTATTTTTTTCAGATCATTCAATAATCTTTTGTTTTAAAGTTGCAAAAGTTTTGTTAAAATCATTTGCATCTGTATCAAAAACATGTATTGCCACAATTTTATTTTGATGAATTAACCCAATTCGGGTTAATGTACCACCAATATCAATACCAACTTTCATAATCCACCTCCATTTTGATTTTATAAGTTATTTGCTGTTGTATTCCAACAGTTTTAAATACCCATCACTACTTTTTGTAAAAGGAATTTGTCAATGGTTAATAAGAGGTCAGGACAAATTTTAGCAAAACACTTTATTGATGTATAATACATATGTAAATTGCAAAAAAGTGCGCTACACTAGAAAGGAAAAACTTGATGAGAACTTGTAATTGATGTTTGGAAGTGTTTCAAGATGATGAAAAAGTTTATCTAATTATACCCAGACAAGACAGAAGTGGTCAAAACCCACAAACTTACCACTTAGAATGTCATAAGAAAGCTTATAAAAGAGAGTTGCTGACTAAAATTATTTTACATATTGTTGCTTTGGTTCTTGTGACAACGCTTGTTGCAGTTTGAATTTTGGTAAAGTTCATTCGATAGGAGATGATTAAAAATGACCCCATATAAAATTTGTACAAACTGTCACTGACAGTTGCTTGAAGATGCAGAACCAAATAATTTGTGTGAAAATTGTAGCATTGATGCTACAGTTGCTTTACCTCGAGTAATTTGTGATGGTTGTCAAACTGAAATTAGTCGAACTGAACCACTACTTACTTGAACAAAACCAGGTAAATCACCAGCTGTGGTTTATCTCTCAAACACTGTATATTTCCATAAAGAATGTTATACTGAAAGGATTAAAAAATCTCGGGTTAGGTTTATCTGCAGTATTTTAATATTTTTGGTATTATCACTGGGAATAATCTGTTTATTTGCATTTTTGTTAACACCTATATTTTAGTGAATTTTAAATATTAAGGTTTAAAATAGTTTCTGAAGTTAAGAAACTATTTTTTTATAAAAATTTAAATTAATTATTTCATTCAAGGGAAAGTGTTAGGAATTTTCACAAGGGTTCTGCTTATTTTGATAATTTATGCATATTTTTGTTTTTATTCATAAAATTTAGTAAAAATTTAATAAAAAAAATATTTGTTAAGGTAATTTGGATGTATACTAATAAGGACAAATGTTTTATTTAAAAAACAAGGTTGTTTAAAAAAGATTTTTGAGGGTTTTTTCAATAAAAAGAGTAATCTTAGTAATTAGATTTTATTGATAAAAAATGGGGAAGCAAACTCATATTTTTTTGGTTAGCCTTTTTTTAAAAAAACAAATAAAGTCGATAAAAGAGAGGATAAGTGAAAAAAATGCAACAAGATTTAAATGATAGAATAAGGTTTTTTTCAAAAGATAAGTTTAAAAACCTTTTTTTAATGTTAAAAGATGCAATTAGAGCATATCCGGGACTATTTTCAGTCTTCTTAATTGTTGCAATCTTAGATGCCTTGTTATTTTCTGGGATGTCTTTTGTGATTGCTAACATTGTTAAAAGTATTAACAACACAGGGGGAAACAGCTTATTAGGACTTAAAATGTACTGATATAGTTGAGTAATTGTTGGTGTATCAATGGTCGGGGCCTATGCTATAATTGAGTTCATTCTTAACTTCTTAAGTGGGGTATGAACAAGAAAAATTGAGATTTTTTTAAGAGTTAAATGTTTAGATAACCTTGTGGATGTTGACTTAAGTTTTTATTCAAAAAACCAAATTGGTAATATTATGACCAAAATTGTTGGGGATTCACAAGGAGTTGCAGACAGTTTAAATGAATTTTCAATCAACTTTATTTACATTTTGATTATGTTTACCACAGTAAACATTGTAACTTTTTCAATTGATCCTTTAATTGCAGGTATTTGTTTAGGAATCTTTTTTGGATTATTAATCATTTCTTGAATTGTTTTTTTAGCTTATCAAAAGGCTTTAATCACTTCAATTGATTTTAAACAACAAATGGATACTAATAATACTGATAAATTGATGAATATTCGTTTAATCAAATCATCAGGAACTGAATTACAAGAAATTGAAAATGTTAAAGATGCAAACAAACAATATCAGAAAAAAATTAGTTGCACAATTAGAATTAGAATTACTATGCAACTATTTTCAAACTTTTTGAGTTGAATTTTACCAGGAATTACTACAATTTTAGTAATTGTTTTGTACAAAGATCAAACTCCCCAATTTATTTCATCACGAGCAATTGCCTTTATTTCAACAATGTCAATCATGGCTGGAGCGGTTTTTTTACTACCAATTATTTTAAGAGCTTTATCTGCTTGTTTAAACTGTAATACTCGTTTGACATTCATCTATACTCAAAAATCAATTATTAAATTTTTAGAAAAACCAACCAAAATTACAGGGATTAAAACAATTACCTTTGCAGATCTTGAGTTTATTTACCCTGAATCACCAACTAAACAAGTGTTACCAAAAACTAACTTAGTTTTTGAAAATGGGAAAAGCTATGCTTTTGTTGGTGAAACTGGTAGCGGTAAATCAACAATTGCTA includes these proteins:
- a CDS encoding ribokinase, which produces MDKILVIGSINKDFTINVDKAPLEGETITSSASSYSLGGKGANQAVALARLEAQVDFIGKIGEDNNGYEAIESIQNDGVNMPVILKSQTKDTGIAVIILEKNGKNRIIVNQGVNLNFNDEDFEIVKKLVDNYDYFLIQLEINVEFIKKLINYLHSKKKFIVLNPAPAYHLEDEILKKINLVIPNEHELAILTNSPNPKNLDELKVLLKQKALELKNKWIVTLGEVGSIYMDETNELFCPSLQVEVVDTTAAGDTYIAAFLKKYLESKDILGAMQFATKASAVTISRKGAQESLPYLKEIV
- a CDS encoding ROK family protein, whose amino-acid sequence is MKVGIDIGGTLTRIGLIHQNKIVAIHVFDTDANDFNKTFATLKQKIIEWSEKNKISLIAIGLPCPVTKNMEVIPKTNNLQGWEGVNLVAAFKAVFAIKVVVNNDANFAALGQAIVKNKQDLVFLTISTGIGCGIIINQKIYQGFTGTAGEVANSMMTTIGEEFDSNRNGIEFLASGANIVKNLNMLGLHVSTAKEAFEKLTEAKPIAVKFFADLANHFVAFFSTLIYILNPQVIVIGGSVAMNNQQYFQKIFTRVINVTKDINYQTGFEFAQEMTENTLIGAVNFED
- a CDS encoding ABC transporter ATP-binding protein translates to MQQDLNDRIRFFSKDKFKNLFLMLKDAIRAYPGLFSVFLIVAILDALLFSGMSFVIANIVKSINNTGGNSLLGLKMYWYSWVIVGVSMVGAYAIIEFILNFLSGVWTRKIEIFLRVKCLDNLVDVDLSFYSKNQIGNIMTKIVGDSQGVADSLNEFSINFIYILIMFTTVNIVTFSIDPLIAGICLGIFFGLLIISWIVFLAYQKALITSIDFKQQMDTNNTDKLMNIRLIKSSGTELQEIENVKDANKQYQKKISCTIRIRITMQLFSNFLSWILPGITTILVIVLYKDQTPQFISSRAIAFISTMSIMAGAVFLLPIILRALSACLNCNTRLTFIYTQKSIIKFLEKPTKITGIKTITFADLEFIYPESPTKQVLPKTNLVFENGKSYAFVGETGSGKSTIAKLLLRFYDPSQGSVRVNDIDLKEIDLPNYLQYVGYVEQEPQILYGTVIDNIRYGNFEATDEEVIAAAEKAQIHNFVLTLADKYDTILGERGFMLSGGQKQRLVIARMFLKNPQLLILDEATSALDNIVEKEVQAQLDQLVIGRTTIVIAHRLSTIKNCDQIIVLGPNAQGIIQTGTFNELKDQPGHFKKLYDAGLMG